A DNA window from Solanum lycopersicum chromosome 3, SLM_r2.1 contains the following coding sequences:
- the LOC101255285 gene encoding uncharacterized protein isoform X1, which produces MGRQKLFLWLILRFCVFVVLSFGVGCDGSDVTLKLLTTPREFTNRNFANFAFQVLAGGNGDICADCSTSCKLDDYVPVVCEGGEVSYTQLLDGKHTFEVCTNGSLGVGCAHYNWTVDTIAPTAYITTPTSFTNASNVSVDITFTEPCWSQGGFGCASTNSCNLLVYGAGQVVPNTLNVIEPDLKFSVVVSLSTRDQYGRVILVMDKNFCSDPAGNKFKRTDNSSLFIHFDRRTVFADIRTHIPERLLQIDSEMRTVRATNSTENMEVYLYFNEPISNSSTDILNSLSISQGLLTPISGNSFGERRFGFQVRGISQTAIVTLSVRSDLILSWQGTPIAPVAPVTFLYDMQRPAVRLSTTSRMRTCDEQIPVLIKFVKPVFGFNSSHVSISGGQLQSFQEMSRSMYTVNIQARDDFVSVSIPENVTGDVAGNMNLQSNVLRLKHYTVPVTSEVLSILATSAFVVTSFAAGLLTVSTASLQSVGAYSRPSSLMTSDPARNLFRIACHIQFFALTRWLPITLPVEYYEFARGLQWSVPYFSLPWEMGSMHQFMMGPGSTTDPHSYSSKINDFGMKPGKYNVNKAAALYGLPLSPMEYRSIFGSQDLLPEAQYIVDPKYSNGWRDFNRSMFWLAVIGGSLILLHALVLFVLRLRKDREKKWSYGALVFPRFEIFLTILAIPCICKASVNVVKGGSSAGIAVGILLLGLVSFLLLQLFLFLSIGITLGKLLQYKEVHQVGQKFHWYEELVRVTLGPGKRGQWTWRNSRDSRYVVMFGPLFEDLRGPPKYMLSQIAVGNPNKHPDKVIATDDETEDAEAPFIQKLFGILRIYFTFLEFVKRVCLGIVAGTYLKSLSSKSPIVVLLTITSFQLFFMLLKKPFIKKKVQLVEIISVACETGIFAACIALIGRNSSRNETAIGITMIALFFIAFLAQLVNEWYALYRQTKRLGAEDKSFCSGLKAASIGFLLFFIPQRLIRKLESGSALLDRVLKETGDVTSSCDRNRSSGSRSSGTDRPFTRQFRELAKSSFSKDSNVTTSDPSTSRVRWSGFWNPKRSGSSSKDSSADFKSKPRGLYKDLEAIFASKS; this is translated from the exons ATGGGTAGACAAAAATTATTTCTGTGGTTGATTTTGCGTTTTTGTGTTTTCGTCGTTTTGAGCTTCGGAGTTGGATGCGATGGCTCAGACGTTACTTTAAAGTTATTGACTACTCCTCGTGAATTCACAAACCGGAATTTTGCGAATTTTGCTTTTCAAGTTTTGGCTGGTGGTAATGGTGACATTTGTGCGGATTGTTCAACTAGTTGTAAG TTGGATGATTATGTGcctgtagtttgtgaaggtgGAGAAGTTTCTTACACGCAATTGCTTGATGGAAAGCATACTTTCGAAGTTTGCACTAATGGATCTCTTGGAGTTGGATGTGCTCACTATAACTGGACTGTTG ACACCATCGCCCCTACAGCCTACATTACCACCCCAACATCTTTTACAAATGCTTCCAATGTTTCAGTGGACATAACTTTCACTGAGCCATGTTGGAGCCAAGGTGGTTTCGGATGTGCTTCCACGAATTCTTGCAAT CTTCTCGTTTATGGAGCTGGACAGGTCGTGCCAAACACACTCAATGTTATTGAGCCAGACCTCAAATTTTCTGTTGTCGTGAGTCTGTCTACACGTGATCAGTATGGAAGAGTGATCTTGGTAATGGATAAAAACTTCTGTTCGGACCCTGCTGGAAACAAATTTAAAAGGACAGACAATTCAAgtttatttatacattttg ATAGAAGGACAGTGTTCGCTGACATAAGGACTCATATACCTGAAAGGCTACTTCAAATTGACAGTGAAATGAGAACCGTCCGAGCAACAAATAGTACTGAAAACATGGAGGTGTATTTGTACTTTAATGAACCAATTTCTAACTCATCTACGGATATTTTGAATTCCCTGAGCATAAGTCAGGGATTGCTTACTCCCATTAGTGGAAATAGCTTTGGAGAACGTAGATTTGGATTTCAG GTTAGAGGTATATCACAGACAGCCATAGTGACATTGAGCGTAAGATCAGACTTAATATTGAGCTGGCAGGGAACCCCTATTGCTCCTGTAGCTCCTGTTACTTTTCTATACG ATATGCAACGGCCTGCTGTCAGGTTGAGCACAACATCTAGGATGAGGACCTGTGATGAGCAAATTCCTGTACTGATAAAGTTTGTTAAGCCAGTGTTTGGCTTTAATAGTTCTCATGTATCCATATCTGGAGGGCAGTTGCAGAG CTTTCAAGAAATGAGTAGAAGCATGTACACTGTCAATATACAAGCCAGAGATGATTTTGTTTCTGTGAGCATCCCCGAAAATGTAACTGGTGATGTTGCTGGAAACATGAACCTACAATCTAATGTTCTCCGGCTCAAGCACT ATACTGTACCAGTAACATCTGAAGTGCTTTCCATCTTGGCAACTTCTGCTTTCGTGGTTACGTCTTTTGCAGCAGGGCTCCTCACAGTTTCAACCGCAAGCCTCCAATCTGTTGGTGCATACTCAAGACCAAGCTCTTTAATGACATCTGATCCTGCTAGAAATCTTTTT AGAATAGCTTGTCACATCCAGTTTTTTGCGTTAACGAGATGGTTGCCAATTACCTTGCCAGTTGAATACTATGAATTTGCTAGAGGCCTGCAATGGAGTGTTCCCTACTTCAGTCTCCCATGGGAAATGGGAAGCATGCATCAATTTATGATGGGACCGGGTTCAACAACAGACCCTCATTCATACAGCTCTAAAATCAATGATTTTGGAATGAAGCCTGGCAAATACAATGTTAACAAAGCTGCAGCATTATATGGGTTGCCGCTTAGTCCTATGGAATATAGATCAATCTTCGGG AGCCAGGATCTTCTTCCGGAAGCTCAGTATATCGTGGATCCAAAATATTCTAATGG GTGGAGGGATTTCAACAGAAGCATGTTTTGGTTAGCTGTTATTGGGGGCAGCTTGATATTGTTGCATGCTTTGGTCCTTTTTGTTCTAAGACTGAGAAAGGACAGAGAGAAAAAGTGGAGCTATGGGGCCTTGGTTTTTCCAAGATTTGAGATCTTTCTTACAATTCTAGCTATACCTTGCATTTGCAAAGCCTCGGTAAACGTAGTTAAAG GAGGATCATCTGCAGGAATTGCTGTTGGCATTTTGCTGTTGGGATTAGTATCATTTCTATTGCTACAATTGTTTTTGTTCCTCTCTATTGGAATAACATTAGGGAAGCTACTTCAGTATAAGGAGGTACACCAAGTAGGGCAGAAATTCCATTGGTATGAAGAATTAGTCCGAGTTACCCTAGGTCCTGGTAAAAGAGGTCAGTGGACATGGAGAAATTCGCGTGATTCTAGATATGTAGTCATGTTTGGGCCTCTGTTTGAGGATCTAAGGGGTCCACCAAAGTATATGCTCTCTCAGATTGCAGTAGGAAATCCTAACAAGCATCCTGACAAAGTCATTGCAACAGATGATGAGACGGAAGATGCGGAAGCACCTTTCATCCAGAAGCTGTTTGGGATTCTAAGAATATACTTCACATTTCTTGAATTTGTGAAGCGTGTTTGTCTTGGAATTGTGGCTGGTACTTATTTGAAGAGTTTGTCTTCAAAATCTCCCATAGTTGTCCTGCTTACCATCACTTCTTTCCAGCTATTCTTCATGCTTCTGAAGAAGcctttcattaaaaaaaaggttCAGCTTGTTGAGATCATCTCTGTTGCCTGCGAAACAGGTATTTTCGCTGCGTGCATTGCTCTCATAGGAAGAAATTCGTCCAGAAATGAGACAGCAATCGGTATCACCATGATTGCACTGTTTTTCATAGCATTTTTAGCTCAGCTTGTAAATGAATGGTATGCATTATACAGACAGACAAAGAGACTCGGTGCTGAAGACAAGTCTTTCTGCTCTGGTCTGAAAGCAGCATCTATTGGATTCCTCTTGTTTTTCATTCCTCAAAGATTGATCAGAAAGCTTGAAAGTGGGTCTGCACTGTTAGATCGTGTACTGAAGGAAACCGGGGATGTTACTTCGTCTTGTGACAGGAATCGGAGTTCTGGTAGTAGAAGCTCAGGTACTGATAGACCATTCACTAGGCAATTCAGAGAACTAGCAAAGTCCAGCTTTAGTAAAGATAGTAATGTAACTACAAGTGATCCGTCAACAAGTCGTGTTAGATGGAGTGGATTCTGGAACCCTAAGAGAAGTGGGAGCTCATCTAAAGATTCATCAGCAGATTTCAAGTCAAAACCAAGAGGATTGTACAAAGATTTAGAAGCTATTTTTGCTTCCAAGTCATAG
- the LOC101254184 gene encoding uncharacterized protein isoform X1 — protein MESSEITEEETVPRSQKMAGTVNWGTATVIGVFAGLFYGGSKEAAASVVSTLPYSKDAEVMLKLGSTADKREQYRLMRDAMEKRFIRVTRGSIVGGIRLGMFTAAFYGLQNLLAEKRGVHDVYNVVGAGSATAATFGLIMPGSLQWRARNVMLGSALGAAVCFPLGWLHLKLVEKANEGTGTTDGNEVKGGVGAAIERLEGHLNKGDVKST, from the exons ATGGAATCCTCAGAGATAACTGAAGAAGAAACGGTAcct AGATCTCAGAAAATGGCAGGAACTGTAAACTGGGGCACTGCTACTGTAATTGGGGTATTTGCTGGCCTTTTTTATGGAGGTAGCAAGGAGGCTGCTGCTTCTGTTGTCAGTACCCTTCCCTAT AGCAAGGATGCTGAGGTGATGTTAAAGCTTGGGAGCACAGCAGATAAGCGTGAACAGTATCGGCTCATGAGAGATGCCATGGAAAAAAGATTTATACGAGTCACTCGGGGCTCAATAGTTGGAGGAATACGCCTTGGAATGTTCACTGCTGCTTTTTATGGATTGCAGAATTTGCTTGCTGAAAAGCGTGGTGTGCATGATGTTTATAATGTTGTTGGAGCTGGTTCTGCTACAGCTGCAACATTTGGTCTAATTA TGCCAGGATCACTCCAATGGCGTGCCAGAAATGTGATGTTGGGTTCTGCTTTGGGTGCTGCAGTTTGCTTCCCTCTTG GGTGGCTTCATTTGAAGCTTGTAGAGAAAGCCAATGAAGGGACAGGGACAACTGATGGCAATGAAGTTAAGGGTGGTGTAGGTGCCGCAATTGAGAGACTTGAAGGGCACTTAAACAAAGGTGATGTTAAATCCACATGA
- the LOC101255285 gene encoding uncharacterized protein isoform X2 — MDKNFCSDPAGNKFKRTDNSSLFIHFDRRTVFADIRTHIPERLLQIDSEMRTVRATNSTENMEVYLYFNEPISNSSTDILNSLSISQGLLTPISGNSFGERRFGFQVRGISQTAIVTLSVRSDLILSWQGTPIAPVAPVTFLYDMQRPAVRLSTTSRMRTCDEQIPVLIKFVKPVFGFNSSHVSISGGQLQSFQEMSRSMYTVNIQARDDFVSVSIPENVTGDVAGNMNLQSNVLRLKHYTVPVTSEVLSILATSAFVVTSFAAGLLTVSTASLQSVGAYSRPSSLMTSDPARNLFRIACHIQFFALTRWLPITLPVEYYEFARGLQWSVPYFSLPWEMGSMHQFMMGPGSTTDPHSYSSKINDFGMKPGKYNVNKAAALYGLPLSPMEYRSIFGSQDLLPEAQYIVDPKYSNGWRDFNRSMFWLAVIGGSLILLHALVLFVLRLRKDREKKWSYGALVFPRFEIFLTILAIPCICKASVNVVKGGSSAGIAVGILLLGLVSFLLLQLFLFLSIGITLGKLLQYKEVHQVGQKFHWYEELVRVTLGPGKRGQWTWRNSRDSRYVVMFGPLFEDLRGPPKYMLSQIAVGNPNKHPDKVIATDDETEDAEAPFIQKLFGILRIYFTFLEFVKRVCLGIVAGTYLKSLSSKSPIVVLLTITSFQLFFMLLKKPFIKKKVQLVEIISVACETGIFAACIALIGRNSSRNETAIGITMIALFFIAFLAQLVNEWYALYRQTKRLGAEDKSFCSGLKAASIGFLLFFIPQRLIRKLESGSALLDRVLKETGDVTSSCDRNRSSGSRSSGTDRPFTRQFRELAKSSFSKDSNVTTSDPSTSRVRWSGFWNPKRSGSSSKDSSADFKSKPRGLYKDLEAIFASKS; from the exons ATGGATAAAAACTTCTGTTCGGACCCTGCTGGAAACAAATTTAAAAGGACAGACAATTCAAgtttatttatacattttg ATAGAAGGACAGTGTTCGCTGACATAAGGACTCATATACCTGAAAGGCTACTTCAAATTGACAGTGAAATGAGAACCGTCCGAGCAACAAATAGTACTGAAAACATGGAGGTGTATTTGTACTTTAATGAACCAATTTCTAACTCATCTACGGATATTTTGAATTCCCTGAGCATAAGTCAGGGATTGCTTACTCCCATTAGTGGAAATAGCTTTGGAGAACGTAGATTTGGATTTCAG GTTAGAGGTATATCACAGACAGCCATAGTGACATTGAGCGTAAGATCAGACTTAATATTGAGCTGGCAGGGAACCCCTATTGCTCCTGTAGCTCCTGTTACTTTTCTATACG ATATGCAACGGCCTGCTGTCAGGTTGAGCACAACATCTAGGATGAGGACCTGTGATGAGCAAATTCCTGTACTGATAAAGTTTGTTAAGCCAGTGTTTGGCTTTAATAGTTCTCATGTATCCATATCTGGAGGGCAGTTGCAGAG CTTTCAAGAAATGAGTAGAAGCATGTACACTGTCAATATACAAGCCAGAGATGATTTTGTTTCTGTGAGCATCCCCGAAAATGTAACTGGTGATGTTGCTGGAAACATGAACCTACAATCTAATGTTCTCCGGCTCAAGCACT ATACTGTACCAGTAACATCTGAAGTGCTTTCCATCTTGGCAACTTCTGCTTTCGTGGTTACGTCTTTTGCAGCAGGGCTCCTCACAGTTTCAACCGCAAGCCTCCAATCTGTTGGTGCATACTCAAGACCAAGCTCTTTAATGACATCTGATCCTGCTAGAAATCTTTTT AGAATAGCTTGTCACATCCAGTTTTTTGCGTTAACGAGATGGTTGCCAATTACCTTGCCAGTTGAATACTATGAATTTGCTAGAGGCCTGCAATGGAGTGTTCCCTACTTCAGTCTCCCATGGGAAATGGGAAGCATGCATCAATTTATGATGGGACCGGGTTCAACAACAGACCCTCATTCATACAGCTCTAAAATCAATGATTTTGGAATGAAGCCTGGCAAATACAATGTTAACAAAGCTGCAGCATTATATGGGTTGCCGCTTAGTCCTATGGAATATAGATCAATCTTCGGG AGCCAGGATCTTCTTCCGGAAGCTCAGTATATCGTGGATCCAAAATATTCTAATGG GTGGAGGGATTTCAACAGAAGCATGTTTTGGTTAGCTGTTATTGGGGGCAGCTTGATATTGTTGCATGCTTTGGTCCTTTTTGTTCTAAGACTGAGAAAGGACAGAGAGAAAAAGTGGAGCTATGGGGCCTTGGTTTTTCCAAGATTTGAGATCTTTCTTACAATTCTAGCTATACCTTGCATTTGCAAAGCCTCGGTAAACGTAGTTAAAG GAGGATCATCTGCAGGAATTGCTGTTGGCATTTTGCTGTTGGGATTAGTATCATTTCTATTGCTACAATTGTTTTTGTTCCTCTCTATTGGAATAACATTAGGGAAGCTACTTCAGTATAAGGAGGTACACCAAGTAGGGCAGAAATTCCATTGGTATGAAGAATTAGTCCGAGTTACCCTAGGTCCTGGTAAAAGAGGTCAGTGGACATGGAGAAATTCGCGTGATTCTAGATATGTAGTCATGTTTGGGCCTCTGTTTGAGGATCTAAGGGGTCCACCAAAGTATATGCTCTCTCAGATTGCAGTAGGAAATCCTAACAAGCATCCTGACAAAGTCATTGCAACAGATGATGAGACGGAAGATGCGGAAGCACCTTTCATCCAGAAGCTGTTTGGGATTCTAAGAATATACTTCACATTTCTTGAATTTGTGAAGCGTGTTTGTCTTGGAATTGTGGCTGGTACTTATTTGAAGAGTTTGTCTTCAAAATCTCCCATAGTTGTCCTGCTTACCATCACTTCTTTCCAGCTATTCTTCATGCTTCTGAAGAAGcctttcattaaaaaaaaggttCAGCTTGTTGAGATCATCTCTGTTGCCTGCGAAACAGGTATTTTCGCTGCGTGCATTGCTCTCATAGGAAGAAATTCGTCCAGAAATGAGACAGCAATCGGTATCACCATGATTGCACTGTTTTTCATAGCATTTTTAGCTCAGCTTGTAAATGAATGGTATGCATTATACAGACAGACAAAGAGACTCGGTGCTGAAGACAAGTCTTTCTGCTCTGGTCTGAAAGCAGCATCTATTGGATTCCTCTTGTTTTTCATTCCTCAAAGATTGATCAGAAAGCTTGAAAGTGGGTCTGCACTGTTAGATCGTGTACTGAAGGAAACCGGGGATGTTACTTCGTCTTGTGACAGGAATCGGAGTTCTGGTAGTAGAAGCTCAGGTACTGATAGACCATTCACTAGGCAATTCAGAGAACTAGCAAAGTCCAGCTTTAGTAAAGATAGTAATGTAACTACAAGTGATCCGTCAACAAGTCGTGTTAGATGGAGTGGATTCTGGAACCCTAAGAGAAGTGGGAGCTCATCTAAAGATTCATCAGCAGATTTCAAGTCAAAACCAAGAGGATTGTACAAAGATTTAGAAGCTATTTTTGCTTCCAAGTCATAG
- the LOC101254184 gene encoding uncharacterized protein isoform X3 produces MESSEITEEETVPRSQKMAGTVNWGTATVIGVFAGLFYGGSKEAAASVSKDAEVMLKLGSTADKREQYRLMRDAMEKRFIRVTRGSIVGGIRLGMFTAAFYGLQNLLAEKRGVHDVYNVVGAGSATAATFGLIMPGSLQWRARNVMLGSALGAAVCFPLGWLHLKLVEKANEGTGTTDGNEVKGGVGAAIERLEGHLNKGDVKST; encoded by the exons ATGGAATCCTCAGAGATAACTGAAGAAGAAACGGTAcct AGATCTCAGAAAATGGCAGGAACTGTAAACTGGGGCACTGCTACTGTAATTGGGGTATTTGCTGGCCTTTTTTATGGAGGTAGCAAGGAGGCTGCTGCTTCTGTT AGCAAGGATGCTGAGGTGATGTTAAAGCTTGGGAGCACAGCAGATAAGCGTGAACAGTATCGGCTCATGAGAGATGCCATGGAAAAAAGATTTATACGAGTCACTCGGGGCTCAATAGTTGGAGGAATACGCCTTGGAATGTTCACTGCTGCTTTTTATGGATTGCAGAATTTGCTTGCTGAAAAGCGTGGTGTGCATGATGTTTATAATGTTGTTGGAGCTGGTTCTGCTACAGCTGCAACATTTGGTCTAATTA TGCCAGGATCACTCCAATGGCGTGCCAGAAATGTGATGTTGGGTTCTGCTTTGGGTGCTGCAGTTTGCTTCCCTCTTG GGTGGCTTCATTTGAAGCTTGTAGAGAAAGCCAATGAAGGGACAGGGACAACTGATGGCAATGAAGTTAAGGGTGGTGTAGGTGCCGCAATTGAGAGACTTGAAGGGCACTTAAACAAAGGTGATGTTAAATCCACATGA
- the LOC101254184 gene encoding uncharacterized protein isoform X4 produces the protein MESSEITEEETRSQKMAGTVNWGTATVIGVFAGLFYGGSKEAAASVSKDAEVMLKLGSTADKREQYRLMRDAMEKRFIRVTRGSIVGGIRLGMFTAAFYGLQNLLAEKRGVHDVYNVVGAGSATAATFGLIMPGSLQWRARNVMLGSALGAAVCFPLGWLHLKLVEKANEGTGTTDGNEVKGGVGAAIERLEGHLNKGDVKST, from the exons ATGGAATCCTCAGAGATAACTGAAGAAGAAACG AGATCTCAGAAAATGGCAGGAACTGTAAACTGGGGCACTGCTACTGTAATTGGGGTATTTGCTGGCCTTTTTTATGGAGGTAGCAAGGAGGCTGCTGCTTCTGTT AGCAAGGATGCTGAGGTGATGTTAAAGCTTGGGAGCACAGCAGATAAGCGTGAACAGTATCGGCTCATGAGAGATGCCATGGAAAAAAGATTTATACGAGTCACTCGGGGCTCAATAGTTGGAGGAATACGCCTTGGAATGTTCACTGCTGCTTTTTATGGATTGCAGAATTTGCTTGCTGAAAAGCGTGGTGTGCATGATGTTTATAATGTTGTTGGAGCTGGTTCTGCTACAGCTGCAACATTTGGTCTAATTA TGCCAGGATCACTCCAATGGCGTGCCAGAAATGTGATGTTGGGTTCTGCTTTGGGTGCTGCAGTTTGCTTCCCTCTTG GGTGGCTTCATTTGAAGCTTGTAGAGAAAGCCAATGAAGGGACAGGGACAACTGATGGCAATGAAGTTAAGGGTGGTGTAGGTGCCGCAATTGAGAGACTTGAAGGGCACTTAAACAAAGGTGATGTTAAATCCACATGA
- the LOC101254184 gene encoding uncharacterized protein isoform X2 produces the protein MESSEITEEETRSQKMAGTVNWGTATVIGVFAGLFYGGSKEAAASVVSTLPYSKDAEVMLKLGSTADKREQYRLMRDAMEKRFIRVTRGSIVGGIRLGMFTAAFYGLQNLLAEKRGVHDVYNVVGAGSATAATFGLIMPGSLQWRARNVMLGSALGAAVCFPLGWLHLKLVEKANEGTGTTDGNEVKGGVGAAIERLEGHLNKGDVKST, from the exons ATGGAATCCTCAGAGATAACTGAAGAAGAAACG AGATCTCAGAAAATGGCAGGAACTGTAAACTGGGGCACTGCTACTGTAATTGGGGTATTTGCTGGCCTTTTTTATGGAGGTAGCAAGGAGGCTGCTGCTTCTGTTGTCAGTACCCTTCCCTAT AGCAAGGATGCTGAGGTGATGTTAAAGCTTGGGAGCACAGCAGATAAGCGTGAACAGTATCGGCTCATGAGAGATGCCATGGAAAAAAGATTTATACGAGTCACTCGGGGCTCAATAGTTGGAGGAATACGCCTTGGAATGTTCACTGCTGCTTTTTATGGATTGCAGAATTTGCTTGCTGAAAAGCGTGGTGTGCATGATGTTTATAATGTTGTTGGAGCTGGTTCTGCTACAGCTGCAACATTTGGTCTAATTA TGCCAGGATCACTCCAATGGCGTGCCAGAAATGTGATGTTGGGTTCTGCTTTGGGTGCTGCAGTTTGCTTCCCTCTTG GGTGGCTTCATTTGAAGCTTGTAGAGAAAGCCAATGAAGGGACAGGGACAACTGATGGCAATGAAGTTAAGGGTGGTGTAGGTGCCGCAATTGAGAGACTTGAAGGGCACTTAAACAAAGGTGATGTTAAATCCACATGA
- the LOC101254679 gene encoding uncharacterized protein: MANILTAFFLISTCQTLTVLRGVNSHGDAHKCRSYCGNLTVDYPFAVQSGCGHSGYRDLLFCINDVLMLHISSGSYRVLDIDYAYESLTLDDPHMSTCSSIVFGHRGNGFVVERWREPYLNPTADNVFMLLGCTAESPLFQGFPGKHLPCRNVSGMGCEEYYGCPGWDIIGPKKVGVVYGSGPPDCCAVSFEAIKAINLTKLSCQGYSSAYSLAPLRVDGPHGWSYGIRVKYSVEGDDSFCKACEATGGSCGYDVNDFSSLCMCGSWNSTSNCDSVHSASHRRTWSLMDALTGLVGCISIWKLSATLGL, translated from the exons ATGGCTAATATACTCACAGCTTTTTTCTTAATTAGTACATGTCAAACTCTAACAGTACTCCGTGGAGTTAACAGCCATGGCGATGCACATAAATGCAGATCATATTGTGGAAACTTAACAGTAGATTACCCTTTCGCAGTTCAATCTGGCTGCGGCCATTCCGGTTACAGAGATCTCCTATTTTGCATCAACGATGTTCTAATGCTTCACATTAGCTCTGGATCCTATCGCGTATTGGACATTGATTACGCTTACGAATCCCTAACCTTAGACGATCCTCACATGTCAACTTGCTCGTCGATAGTATTCGGTCATCGCGGCAACGGCTTCGTCGTTGAGCGGTGGCGGGAGCCGTATTTGAACCCTACGGCGGATAATGTGTTCATGCTGCTAGGTTGTACGGCGGAATCGCCGCTGTTCCAAGGGTTTCCGGGGAAGCATTTGCCGTGCCGGAATGTTTCCGGGATGGGCTGTGAGGAGTATTATGGATGTCCGGGCTGGGATATTATTGGGCCGAAAAAAGTGGGGGTAGTGTATGGATCAGGTCCACCTGATTGTTGTGCAGTTTCGTTTGAAGCTATTAAGGCTATTAATTTGACTAAACTTAGCTGTCAAGGGTATAGTAGTGCTTATAGTTTAGCTCCATTGAGAGTGGATGGACCTCATGGATGGTCTTATGGCATAAGAGTCAAGTATTCAGTTGAAGGAGATGACTCATTTTGTAAAGCTTGTGAGGCAACAGGAGGATCTTGTGGCTATGATGTTAATGATTTTAGCAGTTTGTGTATGTGCGGATCATGGAATtctacttccaattgtgattcaG TCCATTCAGCTTCGCACAGAAGAACTTGGTCGTTAATGGATGCACTAACAG GACTCGTTGGATGTATTTCCATCTGGAAGCTCTCCGCCACACTTGGACTATAG
- the LOC101254986 gene encoding glutaredoxin, with amino-acid sequence MGSMFSSPQFSKEQMEAALTKAKQIVSSNPVVVFSKTYCGYCTRVKKLLSQLGATFKVIELDRESDGDEVQAALLEWTKQRTVPNVFIGGEHVGGCDSVLEKHQQGKLLPMLKDAAAIPNNPAKV; translated from the exons ATGGGATCAATGTTCAGTTCACCTCAGTTTAGCAAAGAACAAATGGAGGCCGCTCTTACCAAAGCCAAGCAGATCGTTTCCTCTAATCCTGTTGTCGTATTCAG TAAAACATACTGCGGATATTGCACAAGGGTGAAGAAACTTCTTTCCCAGCTTGGTGCTACTTTTAAAGTTATTGAACTTGACCGGGAAA GTGATGGAGATGAGGTTCAAGCAGCATTACTAGAATGGACTAAGCAGAGGACTGTGCCTAACGTGTTTATTGGGGGAGAACATGTTGGTGGCTGCGACA GCGTATTAGAGAAGCATCAACAGGGAAAGCTACTTCCCATGCTGAAGGACGCCGCTGCTATTCCCAACAATCCTGCCAAAGTCTAG
- the LOC101255082 gene encoding probable F-box protein At1g65740 yields the protein MAQNMPDWSQLQHELLALIARRLNLIEDYSIFRTVCKSWHSAATKNNFNSDLPRVPWLMLAEEEEEDGRKFFSLCNGMILKKRIPKASRKLCMESLGWLITVGQDNGEVSLLHPFSGVQIELPHQNSTADNNGRRSRIPCTFFKKAVLSASPSHASDYILMVID from the coding sequence ATGGCACAAAATATGCCTGATTGGTCTCAACTTCAACATGAGTTGCTTGCTCTCATAGCTAGGCGTCTGAATCTGATTGAAGATTACTCCATCTTCCGTACTGTCTGCAAATCCTGGCACTCTGCAGCTACTAAGAACAATTTTAACAGTGACCTGCCTAGAGTTCCATGGCTGATGTTAGCtgaagaagaggaggaggatGGTCGAAAATTCTTCAGTCTCTGTAATGGCATGATTCTGAAGAAGAGGATCCCGAAAGCTAGTAGAAAACTATGTATGGAGTCTCTGGGTTGGCTTATTACAGTCGGACAAGATAATGGTGAAGTTAGTCTATTACATCCCTTTTCCGGTGTTCAGATCGAATTGCCCCATCAGAACTCTACCGCAGATAACAATGGACGTCGGAGCAGAATCCCATGTACCTTTTTTAAGAAAGCAGTTCTGTCAGCTAGTCCTTCTCATGCATCCGACTACATTCTCATGGTCATTGATTGA